A stretch of the Salmo salar chromosome ssa20, Ssal_v3.1, whole genome shotgun sequence genome encodes the following:
- the LOC106580765 gene encoding calcineurin B homologous protein 2 isoform X1, whose translation MGSTNSTLSKIPNVKELMQETGFTPAHVVRLYDRFEALDKEKTGHLRPQDFGAINRLAMNPIGDRIIGAFFSPGQETVDFHSFVRILAHFRPADQKRPKDPSMPEPVNSRTSKLQFAFQLYDQDKDGKISRAELLQGHTRPGLCLKCQHPISEVLRSMLEMQVTEEQLESIADRTIQEADLDKDDAISFEEFRKSLEKVNIDHKMSIRFLR comes from the exons ATGGGCTCGACAAACTCCACCCTGTCAAAAATTCCAAACGTCAAAGAATTAATGCAAGAAACGGGTT TCACCCCTGCACACGTTGTTCGACTTTATGACCGTTTCGAAGCATTGGACAAGGAAAAGACAGGCCATCTCCG CCCGCAGGATTTTGGAGCCATTAATAGGTTGGCGATGAACCCCATCGGGGATCGGATCATTGGGGCTTTCTTCTCTCCAGG ACAGGAAACAGTGGACTTCCACTCCTTTGTGAGGATCCTGGCCCACTTCCGACCTGCGGACCAAAAACGTCCCAAAGATCCCAGTATGCCTGAACCTGTCAACAGTAGGACCAGTAAACTCCAGT TTGCCTTCCAACTATATGACCAAGACAAAGATGGAAAAATCTCCAGAGCTGAGCTTCTACAG GGACATACAAGACCTGGTTTATGTCTGAAATGCCAACACCCTATATCAGAG GTGCTGCGGTCCATGCTGGAGATGCAGGTGACGGAGGAGCAGCTAGAGAGCATTGCCGACCGCACCATCCAGGAGGCTGACCTGGACAAGGACGATGCCATCTCCTTTGAGGAGTTCCGCAAG TCCCTGGAGAAGGTGAACATCGACCATAAGATGAGCATTCGCTTCCTGCGCTAG
- the LOC106580765 gene encoding calcineurin B homologous protein 2 isoform X3 has protein sequence MPNLTPAHVVRLYDRFEALDKEKTGHLRPQDFGAINRLAMNPIGDRIIGAFFSPGQETVDFHSFVRILAHFRPADQKRPKDPSMPEPVNSRTSKLQFAFQLYDQDKDGKISRAELLQGHTRPGLCLKCQHPISEVLRSMLEMQVTEEQLESIADRTIQEADLDKDDAISFEEFRKSLEKVNIDHKMSIRFLR, from the exons ATGCCTAATC TCACCCCTGCACACGTTGTTCGACTTTATGACCGTTTCGAAGCATTGGACAAGGAAAAGACAGGCCATCTCCG CCCGCAGGATTTTGGAGCCATTAATAGGTTGGCGATGAACCCCATCGGGGATCGGATCATTGGGGCTTTCTTCTCTCCAGG ACAGGAAACAGTGGACTTCCACTCCTTTGTGAGGATCCTGGCCCACTTCCGACCTGCGGACCAAAAACGTCCCAAAGATCCCAGTATGCCTGAACCTGTCAACAGTAGGACCAGTAAACTCCAGT TTGCCTTCCAACTATATGACCAAGACAAAGATGGAAAAATCTCCAGAGCTGAGCTTCTACAG GGACATACAAGACCTGGTTTATGTCTGAAATGCCAACACCCTATATCAGAG GTGCTGCGGTCCATGCTGGAGATGCAGGTGACGGAGGAGCAGCTAGAGAGCATTGCCGACCGCACCATCCAGGAGGCTGACCTGGACAAGGACGATGCCATCTCCTTTGAGGAGTTCCGCAAG TCCCTGGAGAAGGTGAACATCGACCATAAGATGAGCATTCGCTTCCTGCGCTAG
- the LOC106580767 gene encoding cytochrome c oxidase subunit 7A2, mitochondrial isoform X2, which produces MNHLLLPRLATRAFSTTTKQMKNKVPDHQNLFQADNCLPVHIKGGTTDVLLYRLTMTNTLAGTGYSLFWILCACQPKGN; this is translated from the exons ATGAATCACCTACTG CTGCCCCGGCTGGCTACCAGAGCCTTCAGCACAACAACCAAACAGATGAAGAACAAGGTGCCAGATCATCAGAACCTATTCCAG GCGGACAACTGCTTGCCAGTCCACATCAAGGGAGGGACCACTGATGTCCTTCTCTACCGTCTAACAATGACCAATACCCTCGCAG GCACTGGATATTCCTTATTCTGGATTCTATGTGCCTGTCAGCCGAAGGGCAATTGA
- the LOC106580767 gene encoding cytochrome c oxidase subunit 7A2, mitochondrial isoform X1 — MNHLLKLPRLATRAFSTTTKQMKNKVPDHQNLFQADNCLPVHIKGGTTDVLLYRLTMTNTLAGTGYSLFWILCACQPKGN; from the exons ATGAATCACCTACTG AAGCTGCCCCGGCTGGCTACCAGAGCCTTCAGCACAACAACCAAACAGATGAAGAACAAGGTGCCAGATCATCAGAACCTATTCCAG GCGGACAACTGCTTGCCAGTCCACATCAAGGGAGGGACCACTGATGTCCTTCTCTACCGTCTAACAATGACCAATACCCTCGCAG GCACTGGATATTCCTTATTCTGGATTCTATGTGCCTGTCAGCCGAAGGGCAATTGA
- the LOC106580765 gene encoding calcineurin B homologous protein 1 isoform X4, producing the protein MGSTNSTLSKIPNVKELMQETGFTPAHVVRLYDRFEALDKEKTGHLRPQDFGAINRLAMNPIGDRIIGAFFSPGQETVDFHSFVRILAHFRPADQKRPKDPSMPEPVNSRTSKLQYPPWFSPSFQLPSNYMTKTKMEKSPELSFYRSIITVSFTDNNALYGAAVHAGDAGDGGAAREHCRPHHPGG; encoded by the exons ATGGGCTCGACAAACTCCACCCTGTCAAAAATTCCAAACGTCAAAGAATTAATGCAAGAAACGGGTT TCACCCCTGCACACGTTGTTCGACTTTATGACCGTTTCGAAGCATTGGACAAGGAAAAGACAGGCCATCTCCG CCCGCAGGATTTTGGAGCCATTAATAGGTTGGCGATGAACCCCATCGGGGATCGGATCATTGGGGCTTTCTTCTCTCCAGG ACAGGAAACAGTGGACTTCCACTCCTTTGTGAGGATCCTGGCCCACTTCCGACCTGCGGACCAAAAACGTCCCAAAGATCCCAGTATGCCTGAACCTGTCAACAGTAGGACCAGTAAACTCCAGT ATCCCCCCTGGTTTTCTCCTTCCTTTCAGTTGCCTTCCAACTATATGACCAAGACAAAGATGGAAAAATCTCCAGAGCTGAGCTTCTACAGGTCCATTATAACTGTTAGCTTTACTGACAATAATGCTCTGTATG GTGCTGCGGTCCATGCTGGAGATGCAGGTGACGGAGGAGCAGCTAGAGAGCATTGCCGACCGCACCATCCAGGAGGCTGA
- the LOC106580765 gene encoding calcineurin B homologous protein 2 isoform X2: MGSTNSTLSKIPNVKELMQETGFTPAHVVRLYDRFEALDKEKTGHLRPQDFGAINRLAMNPIGDRIIGAFFSPGQETVDFHSFVRILAHFRPADQKRPKDPSMPEPVNSRTSKLQFAFQLYDQDKDGKISRAELLQVLRSMLEMQVTEEQLESIADRTIQEADLDKDDAISFEEFRKSLEKVNIDHKMSIRFLR, encoded by the exons ATGGGCTCGACAAACTCCACCCTGTCAAAAATTCCAAACGTCAAAGAATTAATGCAAGAAACGGGTT TCACCCCTGCACACGTTGTTCGACTTTATGACCGTTTCGAAGCATTGGACAAGGAAAAGACAGGCCATCTCCG CCCGCAGGATTTTGGAGCCATTAATAGGTTGGCGATGAACCCCATCGGGGATCGGATCATTGGGGCTTTCTTCTCTCCAGG ACAGGAAACAGTGGACTTCCACTCCTTTGTGAGGATCCTGGCCCACTTCCGACCTGCGGACCAAAAACGTCCCAAAGATCCCAGTATGCCTGAACCTGTCAACAGTAGGACCAGTAAACTCCAGT TTGCCTTCCAACTATATGACCAAGACAAAGATGGAAAAATCTCCAGAGCTGAGCTTCTACAG GTGCTGCGGTCCATGCTGGAGATGCAGGTGACGGAGGAGCAGCTAGAGAGCATTGCCGACCGCACCATCCAGGAGGCTGACCTGGACAAGGACGATGCCATCTCCTTTGAGGAGTTCCGCAAG TCCCTGGAGAAGGTGAACATCGACCATAAGATGAGCATTCGCTTCCTGCGCTAG